Part of the Halococcus saccharolyticus DSM 5350 genome, TTTCCGGAGGATGAACCCGTCGCTCGCGCCGACCGACCGTGCGGCCTTGACGTACTCGGCGTCGGTGATCGAGAGCGCCTCACCCCTAGCCACCCGGGCGAACCACACCCAGTTGACCAGCGCCACCACGATGATCACCGTTCCAGGCAGCGCGAACGAGGGTGGCATCTCGGAGGCGAACCCGAGCGCGACGATCGGATCGGGCACCCTGACCGTCGCACCACCGAACAGTCCCACGAGCGCGACTGCGAGCACCAGCGAGGGGAACGCGAGCATGATGTCTGCGCCCCGCATCAGCGCGTCATCGACCTTCCCACCGTAGTAGCCCGCCGACAATCCCACGGTCACGCCGAGCACGGCGGCGATCGCGGTTCCGAGAACCCCAACGAGCAACGAGGTCCGTGCGCCGTAGATCACCCGCGAGAGCATGTCGCGACCGAGCGAGTCAGTACCGAGAGGGTGGGCGGCGCTCGCGCTGATGTTCGTAGTCTCGTTCACGATCTGGATCTCGCCGTCGACCATCTGTGATGTGGTCTCGTTGGTCTGTGTGCTGAATCCGAGAGGCGGCAGCGACGAGTTGTTGAGATCCTGTTCGAAGGGGTTCTGCGGGGCGAGCACGGGTGCGAACACCGCCACTAGTACGACCGCGACCACGAGCACGATCCCGACTTTCGCCAGCGCATTGCCGCGGAGTTCGCGCCGGAGGTTCCGCAGGGTGCGTGGCCGGATCATTCGTTCGCCACCTGCGGGTTGAGCGAGGCGTAGAGTGCGTCCACGAGGAGGTTGACGATCACGAACCCGGCCCCGATCACGATCAGCGAGCCCTGGATCATCGGCCAGTCGCGCGCGTTGATCGCGTTGATCACCAGGGTACCCAGTCCGGGCCACGCGAACACCGCCTCGGTGATGACCGCGCCGCCGATCAGCGTCCCCAGTTGGAGGCCGACCACCGTGATGACGGGAATCAGCGTGTTCCGGAGGGCGTGTTTGTATCGCACCAGCGTCTCGGGCAGCCCCTTTGCGCGCAAGGCCCGAATGTAGGTCTTGCCGAGCTCGTCCAACATACCGCTCCTGGTGAGGCGGGTGATGAGCGCGGTGAAGTACGTTCCCAATGTAATTGCCGGGAGCGTGATGTGGGCGAGCCACGTCACCAGGCCGTCGAAGCTGCCCTCGGTGAACAGCATCTCTACCGCGGGAAGGAACCCGACGAGCCGCCGACTCGTGGGGAACAGCCCGAACTGGACGGAGAGCACGAGTACCAGCATGATGCCGAGCCAGAAGTTGGGCGTGCTGATTCCCACCAGCGAGAACCCCGTCGCGCCGTAGTCGGCGGGCTGGTGGCGATGCGTCGCGCTGATCACGCCGAGCGGGATCGACAGGATGACGGCAACGATGGTCGCGGCGATCGCGAGTTCGAGCGTCGCGGGCAGTCGGTTGAAGATGCGAGTGCTCGCCGCGGTGCCCGAGATGTACGAGTAGCCCATATCGCCCTGGAGGAGATTGAGGAGGTAGTCGACGTACTGGACGTAGATCGGACGATTCAGCCCGAGTTCGGCGGCGATCTGGTCACGGAGCGCCTGGCTTGCATCCAGCGGCGCGACGAACGTGATCGGGTTGCCCGGCGTGACGAAGCGCAGGAGGAAGACCACGGTCACGACCCCCCAGATCACGAACACGCCCTGGAGCGTGCGCTTGAGGAGGAACCGACCGGTCGTCATCGCCTCGGTCCTCCCGCCGTCGACACCGCCCGATCGCCGACCATGCAGGGTTGCTGGCGAGCTGGCTCCATTCGGACGGTCAGCTCGTCGAGCTCATCGCGTAGGCGTTGATGCGCTCGTCGCGGCGTGCACTCCACTCCACCCGATTGCTCACGCCGTAGACGCTGTACTGGCGATTCAGGAAGATCCACGGGGCTTGCTCGCGACAGAGCGCGTTCGCTTCCTTGAGGAGCGACGCGCGCCGCTCCTGGTCGCTCGTGGACTGAGCTTCCGAGATGAGCGAGTCGAGCTCGTCGTTGCTGTAGGAGGTGAGCGCACCGTCGCTCGTCAACAGCGGGATGATGGTCTGGCTCGCGTCGAACGTGGCGTTACCCCACCCGATCAGGTAGAAGTTCGGGCCGGTCGTGATGTCGCCGTCGGTGAGTTCACCCGCAAGCGAGGTGAACTCGCGCTGGCTGATCCCACACGAGACGTTCGACAGCGAGTCGATCTGGCTCACGACCGCCTGGGCGATCTCGACGTCCTTGAGATAGCGCCCGACCGGCGTGTGAAGCGTGATCTCCGCGCCTGCAAAGCCGCTCTCCTCGACCAGCGACTCGGCCCGCTCCTGATCCTGTGGGTAGGGTTCGACGTTACCGTTGTATCCGACGAACCCCTCCAGCGTCGGCTGTCCCGTCGGATCAGCGAACCCCGAGAGCACGTTCTCGATGATCCCTTGGAGGTTCACCGCGTAGTTCATCGCCTGGCGGAACTGCGGGCTCGAAAACGGCTCGACGTCGTACCGCATCGCGTTGTAAATAATCCGTGTGCTCGGGACCGCGCTCAGCCCCGCGCTGTTGCTGGAACGGACCCGCTGGGCGTCCTGTGGTGGGACGTTGACCGCGACGTCGGTTTCGCCCTCCAGCAGCTGGTTGACCCGGGTGCTCGACTCCTCCGCGGCGTTGAACGTGAGCTGTGAGATGTCCGCCGGCTCGCGCCAGTAGTCCTCGTACCGCGAGAGCACCACCCGGACGCCCTGTTCGTAGGTATCGAGCTGGAACGGCCCGGTGCCGTTCATGTTCTGGGCGATCTCCTCCCCGGAGCGCTCCTCGACCCACGACTGCTGCATGATATCACAGTACGTGGCAAAGGAGGCGAACACGATCGGATTGAACCCGTCGGACATGACGTCGACCGCGCGCTCGCCGTCGACGACTTCCGCGCCGGTCACGCCAGCGAGCTGGTCGGCCTGCGGGCTGGCGAAGCCGACGTCCTCCTGAACGATCCGGTTGATGCTGAAGGCGACGTCTTCGGGGGTGAGGTCGTCGCCGTTGTGGAAGGTGACGCCCTCTTGGATCGTAAAGCGCACTCGGCCCTCCTCGACCCGCTCGTAGTTGGTGGCGAGCTTCTGGATGATCTTCCCCTCCGCATCGCGTGCGAGCACGCCCTCGTAGGCGTGGAGCACCACGTTGTCAGTTGGCGTCTCGCGGTGGTTCTGCGGGTCGAGCGTCGACGGTGGCTGGCCCTGCGTGATCGTCACCGAGAACTCGCCGGTGCCCGATCCGCCTCCGCTCTCGTTGCCACCACCGCTTTCGTTGCCTGCGGTACTGTCGCTGCCTTCCGTTCCACCGCTGGTGGGCTGGCCCCCTGCGGTGTCGGCCCCGCCGCTGGCGTTGCCGCCGCCAGAACCGTTGTCGCCACCGTTGCCACCACCGGAACAGCCGGCGAGCGCGGTCGTCGCCGCCGCACTCCCGGCGAGCGCGAGAAAGCGCCGCCGGCTCGTCGAACGATCA contains:
- a CDS encoding ABC transporter permease, producing MTTGRFLLKRTLQGVFVIWGVVTVVFLLRFVTPGNPITFVAPLDASQALRDQIAAELGLNRPIYVQYVDYLLNLLQGDMGYSYISGTAASTRIFNRLPATLELAIAATIVAVILSIPLGVISATHRHQPADYGATGFSLVGISTPNFWLGIMLVLVLSVQFGLFPTSRRLVGFLPAVEMLFTEGSFDGLVTWLAHITLPAITLGTYFTALITRLTRSGMLDELGKTYIRALRAKGLPETLVRYKHALRNTLIPVITVVGLQLGTLIGGAVITEAVFAWPGLGTLVINAINARDWPMIQGSLIVIGAGFVIVNLLVDALYASLNPQVANE
- a CDS encoding ABC transporter permease; amino-acid sequence: MIRPRTLRNLRRELRGNALAKVGIVLVVAVVLVAVFAPVLAPQNPFEQDLNNSSLPPLGFSTQTNETTSQMVDGEIQIVNETTNISASAAHPLGTDSLGRDMLSRVIYGARTSLLVGVLGTAIAAVLGVTVGLSAGYYGGKVDDALMRGADIMLAFPSLVLAVALVGLFGGATVRVPDPIVALGFASEMPPSFALPGTVIIVVALVNWVWFARVARGEALSITDAEYVKAARSVGASDGFILRKHVLPNSITPILVLATIQIAAIILLESSLSYLGFSGANLSWGFDIAQGRDYLATAWWISTMPGIAIVLTVIGVNLIGDWLRDALDPGIEGEGGGA
- a CDS encoding ABC transporter substrate-binding protein; this translates as MTDPDDRSTSRRRFLALAGSAAATTALAGCSGGGNGGDNGSGGGNASGGADTAGGQPTSGGTEGSDSTAGNESGGGNESGGGSGTGEFSVTITQGQPPSTLDPQNHRETPTDNVVLHAYEGVLARDAEGKIIQKLATNYERVEEGRVRFTIQEGVTFHNGDDLTPEDVAFSINRIVQEDVGFASPQADQLAGVTGAEVVDGERAVDVMSDGFNPIVFASFATYCDIMQQSWVEERSGEEIAQNMNGTGPFQLDTYEQGVRVVLSRYEDYWREPADISQLTFNAAEESSTRVNQLLEGETDVAVNVPPQDAQRVRSSNSAGLSAVPSTRIIYNAMRYDVEPFSSPQFRQAMNYAVNLQGIIENVLSGFADPTGQPTLEGFVGYNGNVEPYPQDQERAESLVEESGFAGAEITLHTPVGRYLKDVEIAQAVVSQIDSLSNVSCGISQREFTSLAGELTDGDITTGPNFYLIGWGNATFDASQTIIPLLTSDGALTSYSNDELDSLISEAQSTSDQERRASLLKEANALCREQAPWIFLNRQYSVYGVSNRVEWSARRDERINAYAMSSTS